A genomic region of Gemmata massiliana contains the following coding sequences:
- the topA gene encoding type I DNA topoisomerase: MPTPKKNAATDKPAAAKKPRTKKAAAQSPAADAPDAPTKAAPSGPRGNYDLVVVESPAKAKTINKYLGPNFRVLASYGHVRDLDTKKKKGEDIAGIDITNGWKLRYTVDDGSKDSGRGGRKFRTAKEILAEIGREAAKANHVYLASDPDREGESIAWHIADELKLPDERTFRIRFNEITKNAVNAALSNAEKINDLRVAAQEARRAMDRVVGFPLSNLLGKKVANKLSAGRVQSVAVKLIVDREREIEAFKTEEYWKITALLSAPGVNIPWTADPAKSKIFAKKKTEVAKPVAWHKPTEEDTQGDDEPVVDTETSDVPPEPGEAAAPAATDGAGIPAPPKDSFLANLVKWDNAEPKLTNETEADAVVAALAGAPFVVTKVEQKDRVDRPLAPFTTSTLQQQANARMKFSASRTMQTAQKLYEGIELTGMGQTALITYMRTDSTRVSNDALAAVRDFIKADARLGTNYLPSAPNTYASNKGAQEGHEAIRPTDVTITPARAQAAGLGGDQLRLYELIWKRFVASQCVPAKLKVTTYDITAGRGLFRASGRVIAFDGYRRVLPPVGKQEDAELPPVKEKDVLNRLDLFESQHFTQPPPRFNEGSLVKALEKEGIGRPSTYASIISTIQKRGYVTQDRGRFFATEIGKVVTDLLVKHFPDIMDLKFTSHFEDELDEIETGKFKYREVLDEFWGKFSPTLKKADSEMPVARELTGEMCPKCGKPLQKRYSATTGGFFIGCTGYTDDPACKYIQPRPGEAEREGPTTTDIVCPACGKFMIRKVGRFGVFYTCEGAPDCPTTMNENAEGVRTVTALPTKHKCPKCEKHNLLLKESKAGKKYVQCPDTKCKFISDADADGAPVKPADTGIACEKCGSPMVIKVAWRGPFLSCSGYPKCRNAKSINAELKEKLKDILPPMPEKTEKKKEEMPAVEISDTCPECGASMKLMKSRFGPGYYLGCSKYPKCKGKGKMTPELQAKIDAATAAQAPAAT; encoded by the coding sequence GTGCCGACTCCCAAGAAAAACGCGGCAACCGATAAGCCCGCGGCTGCCAAGAAGCCTCGCACCAAGAAGGCCGCTGCCCAGTCCCCGGCCGCCGACGCCCCCGATGCGCCCACGAAAGCCGCGCCGAGCGGCCCGCGTGGGAACTACGACCTTGTCGTCGTCGAGTCGCCCGCGAAGGCCAAGACGATCAACAAGTACCTCGGGCCGAACTTCCGGGTGCTGGCGAGCTACGGCCACGTCCGCGACCTCGACACGAAAAAGAAGAAGGGCGAGGACATCGCGGGCATCGACATCACCAACGGGTGGAAGCTCCGCTACACCGTGGACGACGGCAGCAAGGACTCCGGACGTGGCGGGCGCAAGTTCCGGACTGCAAAGGAGATCCTCGCCGAGATCGGGCGCGAAGCGGCGAAGGCCAATCACGTCTATCTGGCGAGCGACCCCGACCGCGAGGGCGAGTCGATCGCGTGGCACATCGCCGACGAACTCAAGCTGCCCGACGAGCGGACGTTCCGAATCCGGTTCAACGAAATCACGAAGAACGCGGTGAACGCCGCGCTCTCGAATGCGGAGAAAATTAACGACCTCCGCGTCGCGGCTCAGGAAGCACGCCGGGCGATGGACCGCGTCGTGGGCTTCCCGCTATCCAACTTGCTCGGCAAGAAGGTCGCGAACAAACTGAGCGCGGGCCGCGTGCAGTCGGTTGCGGTCAAACTGATCGTGGACCGCGAGCGCGAGATCGAGGCATTCAAGACCGAAGAATACTGGAAGATTACCGCGCTGCTTTCGGCACCGGGAGTGAACATCCCGTGGACCGCTGATCCCGCGAAATCCAAGATTTTCGCGAAGAAGAAGACCGAAGTTGCGAAACCGGTCGCGTGGCACAAGCCAACCGAAGAGGACACGCAGGGCGACGACGAACCGGTCGTGGACACCGAAACCAGTGACGTGCCACCCGAACCCGGTGAGGCCGCAGCGCCCGCCGCGACGGACGGCGCCGGCATCCCCGCGCCGCCGAAGGATTCGTTCCTCGCGAACTTGGTGAAGTGGGACAACGCGGAGCCGAAACTCACGAATGAAACCGAAGCGGACGCGGTCGTAGCCGCGCTCGCCGGGGCGCCGTTCGTCGTGACGAAAGTGGAGCAGAAGGACCGGGTCGACCGGCCGCTCGCACCGTTCACCACGAGCACGCTCCAGCAGCAGGCCAACGCTCGCATGAAGTTCAGCGCCAGCCGCACGATGCAGACGGCGCAGAAGCTGTACGAGGGCATCGAGTTGACGGGGATGGGCCAGACGGCGCTCATCACCTACATGCGTACCGACAGCACGCGGGTCTCGAACGACGCGCTCGCGGCGGTGCGCGATTTCATCAAGGCAGACGCGCGACTTGGAACGAACTATCTACCTTCTGCGCCAAACACTTACGCTTCCAATAAGGGTGCGCAGGAGGGCCACGAGGCGATCCGGCCGACGGACGTAACCATCACCCCAGCCCGGGCGCAAGCCGCGGGGTTGGGCGGCGACCAACTCCGGCTCTACGAACTGATCTGGAAGCGGTTCGTCGCGAGTCAGTGCGTGCCCGCGAAGCTCAAAGTGACGACCTACGACATCACCGCGGGACGCGGGCTGTTCCGGGCCAGCGGGCGCGTGATCGCGTTTGACGGCTACCGCCGGGTGCTCCCGCCGGTCGGCAAGCAAGAAGACGCGGAACTCCCGCCGGTGAAAGAAAAGGACGTGCTGAACCGGCTCGACCTGTTCGAGAGCCAGCACTTCACGCAGCCGCCGCCGCGCTTCAACGAAGGCTCGCTCGTGAAGGCGCTCGAAAAGGAAGGCATCGGCCGGCCGAGTACCTACGCGAGCATCATTAGCACGATTCAGAAGCGCGGGTACGTGACGCAGGACCGCGGGCGGTTCTTCGCCACCGAGATCGGGAAAGTGGTGACGGACCTGCTGGTGAAGCACTTCCCGGACATCATGGACCTGAAGTTCACTAGCCACTTCGAGGACGAACTCGACGAGATCGAGACCGGGAAGTTCAAGTACCGGGAAGTCCTCGACGAGTTCTGGGGGAAGTTCTCGCCGACGCTGAAGAAGGCCGACAGCGAGATGCCGGTGGCCCGCGAACTGACCGGCGAAATGTGCCCGAAGTGCGGCAAACCGCTGCAAAAGCGGTACAGCGCCACGACTGGTGGGTTCTTCATCGGGTGTACCGGCTACACCGACGATCCGGCCTGCAAGTACATCCAGCCCCGGCCGGGCGAGGCCGAGCGCGAGGGCCCGACGACGACGGACATCGTGTGTCCGGCGTGCGGCAAGTTCATGATCCGCAAGGTCGGGCGGTTCGGCGTGTTCTATACGTGCGAGGGGGCGCCGGACTGCCCCACGACGATGAACGAGAACGCGGAGGGCGTGCGCACGGTCACCGCGCTCCCGACGAAGCACAAGTGCCCGAAGTGCGAGAAGCACAACCTGCTCCTCAAGGAGAGCAAGGCGGGCAAGAAGTACGTCCAGTGCCCGGACACGAAGTGCAAGTTCATCTCCGACGCGGACGCGGACGGCGCGCCGGTGAAGCCCGCGGACACGGGGATCGCGTGCGAGAAGTGCGGCAGCCCAATGGTCATCAAGGTCGCGTGGCGCGGGCCGTTCCTCTCGTGCAGCGGGTACCCGAAGTGCCGCAACGCGAAGTCGATCAACGCGGAGCTGAAGGAGAAGCTGAAGGACATCCTCCCACCGATGCCCGAGAAGACCGAGAAGAAGAAAGAAGAAATGCCGGCGGTGGAGATCAGCGACACATGCCCCGAGTGCGGGGCGTCGATGAAGCTGATGAAGTCGCGCTTCGGCCCGGGGTACTATCTCGGGTGCTCGAAGTACCCGAAGTGCAAGGGCAAAGGCAAGATGACGCCCGAGCTCCAGGCGAAGATCGATGCCGCAACTGCGGCACAAGCTCCAGCCGCAACGTAG